One segment of Onychomys torridus chromosome 3, mOncTor1.1, whole genome shotgun sequence DNA contains the following:
- the Tigd2 gene encoding tigger transposable element-derived protein 2: MLGKRKRVVLTIKDKLDIIKKLEEGNSFKKLSVLYGIGESTVRDIKKNKERIINYANSSDPTSGVSKRKSMKSSTYEELDRVMIEWFNQQKTDGIPVSGTICAKQAKFFFDALGMEGDFNASSGWLTRFKQRHGIPKAAGKGAKLKGDETAASEFCGNFQEFVERENLLPEQIYGADQTGLFWKCLPSRTLAFDPDRSTSEYRSSRERIIIMCCANATGLHKLNLCVVGKAKRPRAFKGTDLSNLPVTYFSQKSAWIEQSVFKQWFEKCFVPQVQKHLKSKGLREKAVLLLDFPSAHPAEDQLSSDDGRIIVKYLPPNVASLIQPMSQGVLTTVKRYYRAGLIQRYMNEGNDPKMFWKNLTVLDAIYEASRAWNMIRSNTITRAWKKLFPSSEDNSSMSIDEGAILAANLATVLQNTEDCEHVNIENIEQWFDSRSSDSNCQVLADIVGAEDRAVAAEQKPSRKTRKAELNPEKHISHKAALEWTENLLDYLEQQDDMLLSDKLVLRRLRTIIRRKQRIQNKNHL; this comes from the coding sequence ATGTTGGGGAAACGTAAGCGTGTGGTGTTGACAATTAAAGACAAACTTGACATCATTAAGAAGCTTGAAGAAGGcaactcttttaaaaaactttctgTCCTGTATGGAATTGGTGAATCCACAGTTcgagacattaaaaaaaacaaagaaagaattataaaCTATGCCAACAGTTCAGATCCTACTAGCGGGGTGTCCAAACGTAAATCTATGAAGTCATCAACGTATGAGGAGCTTGATAGAGTTATGATAGAGTGGTTTAATCAACAGAAAACAGATGGGATCCCAGTGTCTGGGACTATCTGTGCAAAACAAGCCAAGTTCTTTTTTGATGCATTGGGGATGGAAGGTGATTTTAATGCCTCATCTGGCTGGCTCACTCGGTTTAAGCAGCGCCACGGGATTCCAAAGGCTGCTGGTAAAGGAGCAAAGTTAAAAGGGGATGAAACTGCTGCCAGTGAATTTTGTGGTAACTTTCAAGAAtttgtggaaagagaaaatctcCTACCGGAACAAATTTATGGTGCTGATCAAACTGGACTGTTCTGGAAATGTCTCCCCTCAAGGACACTGGCTTTTGACCCTGACCGGAGTACTTCGGAGTATAGGTCAAGCAGGGAGAGAATCATTATTATGTGTTGTGCAAATGCCACGGGTCTACATAAGCTTAACCTTTGTGTGGTAGGAAAAGCAAAAAGGCCCCGTGCATTCAAAGGCACTGACCTTTCCAACCTTCCTGTCACTTACTTCAGTCAGAAAAGTGCATGGATCGAGCAGTCTGTTTTCAAACAGTGGTTTGAGAAGTGCTTTGTGCCACAGGTGCAGAAGCACCTGAAATCCAAAGGGCTTCGAGAGAAAGCAGTACTGCTTTTAGATTTTCCCTCAGCACATCCAGCTGAGGACCAGCTGAGCTCCGATGATGGCAGGATAATTGTGAAATATTTGCCACCAAATGTGGCAAGTCTTATTCAACCTATGAGCCAAGGAGTTCTAACCACAGTCAAAAGATATTACAGAGCAGGACTTATCCAGAGATACATGAATGAAGGAAATGACCCAAAAATGTTCTGGAAGAATTTGACAGTGCTGGATGCAATTTATGAGGCCTCAAGAGCCTGGAACATGATACGATCAAATACCATAACCAGAGCGTGGAAAAAGCTTTTCCCTAGCAGTGAAGACAATTCAAGCATGAGCATTGATGAAGGAGCCATTTTAGCTGCTAATTTAGCAACAGTTTTACAGAATACAGAAGACTGTGAGCATGTCAACATTGAAAATATCGAGCAGTGGTTTGACTCTCGGAGTAGTGACTCAAACTGTCAGGTGTTGGCTGACATTGTAGGTGCTGAAGACCGGGCTGTGGCTGCTGAGCAGAAGCCTTCCAGGAAGACTAGGAAAGCAGAACTGAATCCAGAGAAGCATATTAGCCACAAAGCTGCACTTGAATGGACTGAAAATTTGCTGGATTATCTGGAACAACAAGATGACATGCTACTATCTGATAAGCTGGTATTGCGGAGGCTTCGGACCATtataagaagaaaacagaggattcaaaataaaaatcatctatAG